In Nocardia sp. NBC_00403, one DNA window encodes the following:
- a CDS encoding cytochrome P450 produces the protein MNTPPQLQARSCPVYHGSPTDSNDPRVPLHAPEFAADPHRAYREMRSQYGSLAPVELAPEVPATLVIGYNTAVRILNDPEHFPADPRTWQKNIPTDCPILPLLGWRPLASRSTGLDFARYRQASTASLDAIDLYALHDIVEDIAIPLVNTFCQDGKADLISQYVFPLVFQVVNTLLGCPPEIGQRVAAGTAAIVEGVDAENGNKILFEALLELVALKRTEPANDITTVLLQHPSELDEMEVVNHVAQVYGTGIEFLLNLIVNTLLVILTDDRFGGSVMGGNLSSREALDEVLFNDPPLANLLISYPRQPILVDDVWLPAHQPVVISMAACNNDPTIRTENQAGNRAHLAWGIGPHACPAQSSAYLIAQDAIDQLLDALPEMRPDLPTGEPVWRPGPFHRALTALPVAFPPCPPLNVHG, from the coding sequence TTGAATACGCCGCCCCAGCTCCAAGCCCGATCCTGCCCGGTCTACCACGGCTCACCGACCGATTCCAACGACCCACGAGTGCCGCTGCACGCGCCGGAATTCGCCGCCGATCCACACCGCGCCTACCGCGAAATGCGCAGCCAATACGGCTCTTTGGCACCGGTGGAACTTGCGCCGGAGGTACCCGCCACCTTGGTGATCGGCTACAACACCGCAGTGCGAATCCTCAACGATCCCGAACACTTCCCCGCCGATCCCCGCACCTGGCAGAAAAACATCCCCACCGACTGCCCCATCCTCCCACTGCTGGGATGGCGACCACTCGCAAGCAGAAGCACCGGCCTCGACTTCGCACGCTACCGCCAGGCCAGTACCGCAAGCCTCGACGCGATAGACCTCTACGCGCTCCACGACATCGTGGAAGACATCGCCATCCCGCTGGTCAACACCTTCTGCCAAGACGGCAAAGCCGACCTGATCAGCCAATACGTGTTCCCGCTCGTGTTCCAGGTCGTCAACACATTGCTCGGCTGCCCCCCGGAAATAGGGCAGCGAGTCGCCGCCGGCACGGCCGCCATCGTCGAGGGAGTCGATGCCGAAAACGGCAACAAGATACTGTTCGAAGCACTACTGGAACTCGTAGCACTCAAACGAACCGAACCAGCAAACGACATCACCACCGTGCTACTACAACATCCATCCGAACTCGACGAAATGGAAGTCGTCAACCACGTAGCACAGGTCTACGGCACAGGGATCGAGTTCCTACTGAACCTGATCGTCAACACCCTACTGGTGATCCTCACCGACGACCGGTTCGGCGGCAGCGTCATGGGCGGAAACCTCTCCTCCCGCGAAGCCCTCGACGAAGTCTTGTTCAACGACCCACCACTGGCCAACCTCCTGATCAGCTACCCACGCCAACCGATCCTCGTCGACGACGTCTGGCTACCCGCCCATCAGCCGGTCGTCATCAGCATGGCCGCATGCAACAACGACCCCACCATCCGAACCGAAAACCAGGCAGGCAATCGCGCCCACCTGGCATGGGGCATCGGCCCACACGCCTGCCCCGCGCAATCCTCGGCCTACCTCATCGCGCAAGACGCCATCGACCAACTCCTCGATGCGCTACCCGAGATGCGACCAGACCTCCCGACCGGGGAACCAGTCTGGCGGCCAGGTCCCTTCCACCGCGCCTTGACCGCCCTACCGGTCGCCTTCCCGCCCTGCCCTCCGTTGAACGTGCACGGCTGA
- a CDS encoding FHA domain-containing protein has product MVCPEGHHSVATDYCDVCGLPLADPATVMPAPTTECPYCGAPISGRFCEVCGHDSALPAPVPAAPARPEPGVAESDPATPSARISGVVTWVATITADRDFYDRVVARDGPDADQVGFPAFYPERRITLREGDILIGKRSVSQGLEPDIDLGLAPADIGISRAHAMIHVAADGLSITDLGSTNGTSLNGSDELITPKMAVPLRSGDRIHLGGWTTITVSAELA; this is encoded by the coding sequence ATGGTCTGTCCGGAAGGCCATCACTCCGTCGCCACCGACTACTGCGATGTCTGTGGCTTGCCGCTGGCCGATCCTGCGACGGTCATGCCTGCGCCGACCACGGAATGCCCGTACTGCGGTGCGCCGATCAGTGGCCGATTCTGTGAGGTGTGCGGCCATGATTCGGCGCTGCCCGCCCCGGTTCCGGCCGCCCCCGCGCGGCCGGAACCGGGAGTTGCCGAATCTGATCCCGCGACCCCATCCGCCCGAATCTCTGGAGTGGTGACATGGGTAGCGACGATCACCGCTGATCGTGACTTCTATGACCGGGTGGTCGCCCGCGACGGCCCCGATGCCGATCAGGTCGGCTTCCCCGCGTTCTACCCGGAGCGCCGAATTACCCTGCGCGAGGGCGATATTCTGATCGGCAAACGTAGCGTCTCACAGGGCCTCGAACCCGACATCGATCTGGGCCTCGCGCCCGCCGACATCGGCATCTCCCGCGCGCACGCGATGATCCACGTCGCCGCCGACGGCCTCAGCATCACCGACCTCGGTTCCACCAACGGCACCAGCCTCAACGGCAGCGACGAGCTGATCACACCCAAGATGGCAGTCCCCTTGCGCAGCGGCGACCGTATTCACCTCGGCGGTTGGACCACGATCACGGTGTCCGCCGAACTCGCGTGA